One Pelmatolapia mariae isolate MD_Pm_ZW unplaced genomic scaffold, Pm_UMD_F_2 NODE_ptg000819l+_length_34675_cov_1, whole genome shotgun sequence DNA window includes the following coding sequences:
- the LOC134623665 gene encoding free fatty acid receptor 3-like, whose protein sequence is MAYTLLLSVYIITFLMGVPANILAFGTFCRKVYRKPTPIDILLLNLTISDLIFLALLPFKMKEAFDDMEWLLPYSLCPFTGFLFYVTIYNSTLLLTAVSVERYLGVAHPIRHSLYRRPRYALLACVMFWLLTSLNLIVVYIMPYLQWRDTNGSTPATPPPNCYLNFSDKELAILLPFRLELFLVLFCIPFIICCFCYVNLILILSRLPNISRRRRLRCIGLALGTLIVFCVCFGPYNISHVVGFVNKENQEWRTVALLSSTLNACLDPFIFYLSSSAVRSMLKHCFRNITAKLHILRCEGTHHCPQQKPETEKYKKAEPS, encoded by the coding sequence ATGGCATACACTCTGTTGCTTTCTGTCTACATTATCACCTTCCTCATGGGAGTTCCCGCCAACATCCTGGCATTTGGTACCTTCTGCCGCAAGGTGTATCGCAAGCCAACCCCGATAGACATCCTCCTCCTCAACCTGACCATCTCCGACCTGATTTTCCTGGCTTTGCTGCCTTTTAAAATGAAGGAGGCCTTTGATGACATGGAGTGGTTGCTGCCCTACTCCCTCTGTCCCTTCACTGGTTTTCTCTTCTATGTCACCATCTACAACAGCACCCTGCTGCTCACCGCCGTGAGTGTGGAGCGTTACCTAGGGGTCGCCCACCCCATCAGGCATTCCCTCTATCGGCGGCCTCGTTATGCTTTGTTGGCCTGTGTCATGTTCTGGTTGCTAACGTCTCTGAACCTCATCGTCGTCTACATCATGCCTTACCTCCAGTGGAGAGACACCAATGGCAGCACTCCTgccacacctccacctaacTGCTACCTGAATTTCTCCGATAAAGAGCTTGCAATCCTGCTGCCGTTCCGCCTCGAGCTCTTCCTCGTCCTCTTCTGCATCCCCTTCATCATCTGCTGCTTCTGCTACGTCAACCTAATCCTTATCCTGTCCCGTCTCCCAAATATCAGCAGGCGGCGGAGGCTGCGGTGCATTGGTCTGGCTCTTGGCACACTGATCGTATTCTGCGTCTGTTTTGGTCCTTACAACATCTCCCATGTGGTGGGCTTTGTCAATAAGGAGAATCAGGAGTGGAGGACTGTAGCGTTGCTTTCCAGCACCTTAAATGCCTGCCTGGATCCGTTTATCTTCTACTTGTCCTCGTCAGCCGTTAGAAGCATGTTAAAGCACTGCTTCAGGAACATCACAGCAAAGCTGCACATCCTGCGGTGTGAAGGGACTCATCACTGTCCTCAACAGAAAccagaaactgaaaaatacaagaaagcaGAACCTTCTTGA